The following are from one region of the Pseudodesulfovibrio piezophilus C1TLV30 genome:
- a CDS encoding RrF2 family transcriptional regulator has translation MKLSARSRYAARLLLDLAMHEADKPIRTALLSENTGITVQFIEQIIRPLKKAGLIKSVRGAAGGHILDKDPAHITLGEIVRTMEGAINIANCLECETKCERSQACRTRSVWERASRAMEQELDSITLAELLESPEDCPNMD, from the coding sequence ATGAAATTATCAGCTCGTTCCCGATATGCCGCCAGACTCCTGCTCGACCTTGCCATGCACGAAGCCGACAAGCCGATCAGAACTGCTCTGCTTTCCGAAAACACAGGGATCACTGTTCAATTCATTGAACAAATCATTCGTCCCCTTAAAAAAGCCGGACTGATTAAATCCGTACGAGGGGCTGCCGGGGGCCACATTCTGGACAAAGACCCCGCCCATATAACACTCGGAGAAATTGTCCGCACAATGGAAGGGGCAATCAATATTGCCAATTGCCTTGAATGTGAAACAAAATGTGAGCGGTCTCAAGCATGCAGGACCAGGTCTGTCTGGGAACGCGCCTCACGAGCCATGGAGCAAGAACTCGACTCCATAACTCTTGCTGAACTCCTGGAATCGCCTGAAGACTGCCCCAACATGGACTAG
- a CDS encoding DUF922 domain-containing Zn-dependent protease produces MSEKTEYYPVHGTGKKAITQSLRKNSPHKKGQNYYPAYTQTDIKYQYTWGNRAGRCSVVKVKVFLTLTYVYPQLSLSQSSQTQTWWNEKVRKFEIHEKIHGNISKRAAHELDRKLRALKGINCSNAKQIITNRARFIIRQMKNSQAEYDRITRHGLEQHKYHGPK; encoded by the coding sequence TTGAGTGAAAAAACTGAATATTATCCCGTTCATGGAACAGGGAAAAAAGCCATCACTCAGAGTCTTCGAAAGAACTCACCTCACAAAAAAGGTCAAAACTACTACCCTGCCTATACTCAAACGGACATTAAATACCAATATACATGGGGAAACCGGGCAGGACGATGCTCTGTCGTCAAGGTAAAGGTTTTTCTAACATTAACCTATGTCTACCCTCAACTCAGCCTCTCTCAGTCCAGCCAAACCCAGACATGGTGGAATGAAAAGGTCAGAAAATTTGAAATTCATGAAAAGATTCATGGCAATATCTCAAAACGAGCCGCCCATGAATTGGATAGAAAGCTTCGCGCGCTCAAAGGCATTAACTGCTCCAATGCCAAACAGATCATAACGAATCGAGCCAGATTCATTATCAGACAAATGAAAAATTCACAGGCCGAATATGATCGGATCACACGTCACGGTCTTGAACAGCACAAATACCACGGCCCTAAATAA
- a CDS encoding AI-2E family transporter: protein MNDMNRPSTLPPGTIYKVFLILLLILSLYLGFSLIAPFVHTLIFSTVLAVLFSPVFHWALGVTKGKRAMASTITVAIIVFCLLLPMIFLVIALISQGVESLVALNSWVTTVDIHSLENIHLLEKYEAWIHQALPFLHLNDFDIQASLIQYSKGFAQVMLGFGSKMVKNAASLVLHFLLMVFILFYFLRDGGKMVDSLKHLSPLRSRQEDYIIDSLKRVARGVLMGCLLVAVLQGIAGGIGLAVVGIPAFFWGAMMALSSLIPVVGTGLVWVPAVCYLFLAGDWKMATFLALWCGVFVVGIDTVLRPIFMREASRVSTFYIFLAILGGIYSFGMLGIFYGPLILSFAMVMLHIYMEEYADDLSHKEENEL, encoded by the coding sequence ATGAACGATATGAATCGGCCCTCAACACTTCCTCCGGGGACTATCTACAAGGTGTTTCTCATCTTGCTGCTGATACTGTCCCTGTATCTTGGCTTTTCCCTGATCGCACCATTTGTCCATACATTGATTTTCTCGACGGTGCTCGCAGTTCTTTTTTCTCCTGTCTTTCATTGGGCTTTGGGAGTCACTAAAGGCAAACGGGCAATGGCTTCGACCATAACTGTCGCCATTATTGTTTTCTGTTTGCTGCTTCCGATGATTTTTTTGGTCATTGCGCTGATCAGTCAAGGTGTTGAATCCCTGGTCGCCCTGAACTCTTGGGTGACCACTGTGGATATTCATTCTCTCGAAAATATACATCTTTTGGAAAAGTACGAGGCCTGGATACACCAGGCTCTTCCTTTTCTCCATTTGAACGATTTTGATATCCAGGCGAGTCTGATTCAGTATTCAAAGGGATTTGCTCAGGTCATGCTTGGATTTGGTTCCAAGATGGTCAAGAATGCGGCTTCCTTGGTCCTGCACTTTCTTCTTATGGTTTTCATCCTGTTTTATTTTTTACGGGATGGCGGGAAAATGGTTGATTCGCTCAAACACCTTTCACCCTTGAGAAGCAGGCAGGAGGATTATATTATTGATTCTCTCAAAAGGGTTGCTCGAGGGGTTCTTATGGGGTGCCTGCTGGTTGCGGTCCTTCAAGGAATTGCTGGTGGCATTGGCCTTGCCGTCGTAGGCATTCCCGCTTTCTTTTGGGGAGCCATGATGGCACTTTCCTCATTGATTCCCGTCGTCGGAACCGGTTTGGTATGGGTCCCTGCTGTCTGTTACCTTTTCTTGGCAGGAGACTGGAAAATGGCAACATTTCTCGCTTTATGGTGCGGAGTCTTCGTTGTTGGCATTGATACGGTTCTACGACCGATCTTTATGCGCGAGGCATCTCGCGTTTCCACTTTTTATATTTTTCTTGCCATCCTTGGCGGTATCTATTCTTTCGGTATGCTCGGCATTTTTTATGGTCCCCTCATCCTGAGTTTCGCCATGGTCATGCTTCATATATATATGGAAGAGTATGCGGATGACCTCAGCCATAAAGAGGAAAATGAATTATGA
- a CDS encoding FAD-dependent oxidoreductase: protein MAKRTQHIDGSEDGVRVESRILEERIQRAVKNGARKLEIDAMGQHGIGGRLWISKEDPISITVTGSPGQRIGSKGFPGTTIEVMGSISDDVGWLNAGAEIIVHGDASNGACNAMAQGKVFIAGNIGARGMTMTKTNPRFAPPELWVLGSTGDYFAEFMAGGTTVICGHEAQNPKNILGYRPCVGMVGGRIFVRGPIDGFSQADAIMEPINDETWAWLIENMASYLKKIKRSRLLKRLTRREEWQLIRAKTPYEKKGKVRPSMSDFRANVWDAELGRGGMIGDLTDLDRSPIPLIVHGDLRRSIPVWENRKYMAPCQSNCPTGMPVQERWRLVRDGLVDEAVDLALGYTPFPATVCGYLCPNLCMEGCTRSTQQGMASVDITKLGREGNKSKAPKLPELSGKRVAVIGGGPAGISVAWQIRMKGHEAVVFDMAETLGGKITSSIPYSRVPKEVVEAEVERAAKVLPHVHLQQELKATEFAELKQEYDYVILATGAQKPRVIPVPGHERIYPALTFLKDAKQGKADIGKKLVIIGAGNVGCDVATVAAGVGADDITLIDIQEPASFGKERKEAEEVGARFKWPCFTKEITEKGVLLQSGELLEADTVIMSIGDAPDIDFLPSNIALDRGHVVVNDDYQTTDSQVFAIGDVVRPGLLTHAIGHGRRAAEVIDDLFNGRRPMTDTKDMIDYTRMTLEYFDPRVIEFSDMNQCGAECSSCGSCRDCYICDTVCPQAAISRTALANGGFERVVDPEKCIACGFCANSCPCGIWDMKAPAPME from the coding sequence ATGGCTAAAAGAACACAACACATAGACGGCTCTGAAGATGGTGTTCGCGTCGAATCGCGAATCCTTGAAGAGCGTATCCAGCGCGCAGTTAAAAATGGTGCGCGTAAGCTGGAGATTGATGCCATGGGCCAGCATGGCATCGGCGGTAGATTATGGATTTCCAAGGAAGATCCTATTTCCATCACTGTCACTGGCTCACCAGGGCAGCGTATTGGATCAAAGGGATTTCCCGGCACGACCATCGAAGTCATGGGAAGTATTTCCGATGATGTCGGATGGCTCAATGCCGGTGCCGAAATCATTGTGCATGGAGATGCGAGTAACGGTGCCTGCAACGCCATGGCTCAGGGCAAGGTCTTTATAGCCGGTAATATCGGTGCCCGTGGCATGACCATGACCAAAACAAACCCTCGATTTGCTCCTCCGGAACTCTGGGTTCTCGGGTCAACAGGTGATTATTTCGCCGAGTTCATGGCTGGTGGGACGACTGTCATTTGTGGACATGAGGCTCAAAATCCTAAAAATATTCTTGGCTACCGTCCGTGTGTCGGCATGGTTGGTGGACGGATTTTTGTTCGCGGCCCTATTGACGGGTTCTCCCAGGCTGATGCCATTATGGAACCCATCAATGATGAAACGTGGGCATGGCTGATTGAGAATATGGCCTCTTATCTCAAGAAAATAAAACGCTCCCGATTGTTAAAGAGATTGACCAGACGAGAGGAATGGCAACTCATCCGAGCTAAGACTCCGTATGAAAAGAAGGGGAAAGTTCGTCCTTCAATGTCGGATTTCCGCGCGAATGTGTGGGATGCAGAACTCGGTCGTGGGGGGATGATTGGAGATCTGACCGATCTTGATCGATCACCTATTCCACTTATTGTCCACGGAGATTTGCGTCGGAGTATTCCTGTTTGGGAAAATAGGAAGTATATGGCTCCCTGTCAGTCTAATTGTCCGACCGGTATGCCTGTTCAGGAACGGTGGCGGTTGGTGAGAGATGGTCTTGTTGATGAGGCCGTTGATCTTGCTTTAGGATATACGCCTTTTCCTGCTACAGTTTGCGGGTATCTTTGCCCGAATCTGTGCATGGAAGGGTGTACTCGCTCAACACAGCAGGGCATGGCCTCTGTGGATATTACCAAACTCGGTCGAGAGGGAAATAAATCCAAGGCGCCGAAATTGCCGGAGCTGTCAGGAAAGCGGGTTGCCGTCATTGGTGGCGGCCCGGCCGGGATATCTGTTGCATGGCAGATTCGCATGAAGGGACATGAAGCAGTTGTCTTTGACATGGCTGAAACCCTTGGTGGCAAGATTACCTCATCCATACCGTACAGCCGAGTACCTAAGGAAGTGGTTGAAGCAGAAGTTGAGCGGGCAGCCAAGGTTTTACCGCATGTTCATTTGCAGCAGGAACTCAAAGCCACCGAGTTTGCTGAACTCAAACAAGAGTATGACTACGTTATCCTTGCAACAGGCGCTCAGAAACCTCGCGTCATTCCTGTGCCGGGTCATGAGCGCATTTACCCAGCTTTGACATTCCTCAAGGATGCCAAGCAAGGAAAAGCGGATATCGGTAAAAAACTCGTGATTATTGGAGCTGGTAATGTTGGTTGTGATGTGGCCACTGTTGCTGCAGGCGTCGGTGCAGACGATATTACTCTGATTGATATTCAGGAGCCGGCTTCTTTTGGCAAGGAACGCAAGGAGGCTGAAGAGGTCGGAGCGCGGTTCAAGTGGCCCTGTTTCACCAAGGAAATTACCGAGAAAGGTGTATTGTTGCAGTCTGGTGAGTTGTTGGAGGCAGATACAGTCATCATGTCTATTGGTGATGCGCCTGACATCGACTTTTTGCCAAGCAATATTGCGCTGGATCGTGGGCATGTTGTGGTTAATGATGATTACCAGACGACAGATTCACAGGTCTTCGCCATTGGTGATGTGGTACGCCCCGGACTGCTGACGCATGCGATAGGTCATGGACGCCGAGCCGCAGAGGTCATTGATGACCTCTTTAATGGTCGTCGACCTATGACTGATACCAAGGATATGATTGACTATACTCGCATGACTCTTGAGTACTTTGACCCTCGGGTTATAGAATTCAGTGATATGAATCAGTGTGGAGCAGAGTGTTCCTCGTGTGGTTCATGTCGGGATTGCTATATTTGTGATACGGTTTGTCCGCAGGCGGCAATCTCTCGAACAGCTCTCGCCAATGGCGGGTTCGAACGTGTTGTTGATCCTGAAAAATGCATAGCCTGTGGGTTTTGCGCAAATTCCTGTCCCTGTGGTATCTGGGATATGAAGGCTCCTGCCCCCATGGAATAA
- a CDS encoding class II glutamine amidotransferase domain-containing protein, with protein sequence MCRLFALTSRDPVSPMLAIDALNVMKEGHDGSGVGLYLSGLGGPFEKLKECPILSGIFTEAGLNRVSEYMSARGFEADYSAMYTPEGMPPVGTPRRGTYAAMAYKMPPEWNALSKDERGQRLVQVRLDLRAEGEKTGDIMVFSFWPDTIMIKEVGDPLAIGEYLQLGREELYARHILAQGRQNTNYAINLYACHPFFIEGVGTMTNGENTAFIPIKEYLQSRGVTGYQGYQSDSEVFTHIAHFTTKKLGLDISAYKHIITPMNDDEMADHPDRELLSNLKKSCRKLIIDGPNCVIGCLDDGSMFMAQDRKKLRPGVVGGNPEIGMYAFSSEICGLNAAIPERDRSKDFQPMHLDTAIVRPDCREVVQCSQKDQLALQR encoded by the coding sequence ATGTGCCGTTTATTTGCGCTCACAAGCCGCGATCCGGTGTCCCCCATGCTCGCCATCGATGCCCTGAATGTGATGAAGGAAGGGCACGACGGATCGGGTGTCGGGCTATACCTCAGTGGACTCGGCGGCCCTTTTGAAAAATTGAAAGAGTGTCCCATTCTATCCGGTATCTTTACTGAAGCCGGACTCAATCGCGTATCTGAATATATGTCGGCGCGTGGATTTGAGGCAGACTATTCAGCCATGTACACTCCTGAGGGAATGCCTCCGGTCGGGACCCCCCGTCGTGGTACCTACGCTGCCATGGCATACAAAATGCCCCCCGAGTGGAATGCATTGTCCAAAGATGAAAGAGGACAGCGCCTTGTTCAGGTGCGACTTGATTTACGTGCAGAAGGTGAAAAGACCGGAGACATCATGGTTTTTTCATTTTGGCCGGATACCATCATGATCAAGGAAGTCGGTGATCCTCTTGCAATAGGCGAGTATTTACAGTTGGGTCGCGAGGAACTGTATGCAAGGCACATCCTTGCTCAGGGCCGTCAGAATACGAACTACGCTATTAATCTATACGCCTGTCACCCCTTCTTCATTGAGGGTGTCGGCACCATGACAAACGGAGAGAATACAGCGTTTATTCCCATCAAGGAGTATCTCCAGTCACGTGGCGTCACTGGATATCAGGGCTATCAGTCTGATTCCGAAGTATTTACCCACATTGCACACTTCACGACAAAGAAACTGGGGCTTGATATCAGCGCCTACAAACACATCATTACTCCAATGAACGATGATGAAATGGCGGATCATCCAGACCGTGAGCTTCTTTCCAATCTGAAAAAGTCGTGTCGAAAACTGATCATCGATGGCCCCAACTGTGTGATTGGTTGCCTTGATGACGGCTCCATGTTCATGGCCCAGGACCGCAAGAAATTGCGTCCGGGTGTTGTCGGGGGCAATCCCGAGATAGGCATGTATGCCTTCTCCTCGGAAATATGTGGCCTGAACGCCGCAATTCCCGAACGTGACAGAAGTAAAGATTTTCAACCCATGCATCTCGATACCGCGATCGTCAGACCTGATTGCCGGGAGGTTGTCCAATGCTCTCAGAAAGACCAATTAGCCCTTCAACGATAG
- a CDS encoding type II toxin-antitoxin system HicB family antitoxin, whose translation MQYIALFEREKNGYSVGFPDFPDCTTFGENLDEAVDQAHEALALFLEFFLEAGNEMPEPTGKKELMAQPEHKEKKAINIVVAGDGSDFEDFEVTMHSHLLVRIEKYCRQYGVSPADFFAVASREAIKMDIFSD comes from the coding sequence ATGCAATATATAGCTTTGTTTGAAAGAGAAAAAAATGGGTATTCTGTGGGTTTTCCTGATTTTCCAGACTGTACCACATTCGGGGAAAACCTTGATGAAGCGGTTGATCAAGCTCACGAAGCCCTTGCCTTGTTTCTTGAGTTCTTTTTGGAAGCTGGCAACGAAATGCCGGAGCCAACTGGGAAGAAGGAGCTTATGGCACAGCCTGAGCACAAAGAGAAAAAAGCAATAAACATTGTGGTTGCCGGAGATGGAAGTGACTTTGAAGATTTTGAGGTGACTATGCATAGCCATCTTTTGGTACGAATTGAGAAGTATTGTCGTCAATATGGGGTTTCTCCTGCTGATTTCTTTGCGGTGGCATCACGTGAAGCCATAAAAATGGATATTTTTTCGGATTAG
- a CDS encoding hybrid sensor histidine kinase/response regulator, translating into MGTEKILVVEDDAIARLDIQNALERTGYEVVGLASSGMEAISMADTLNPDLVLMDIRLEGSMDGVEAANEISRLFDVPIIYLTVYADDETLHWAKVSGPYGYLLKPVDHKELKSAIEVGLYKHQMERELLKAKKAAETSSQAKTSFLATISHELRTPMNGVLGMTELLLLSDLGHPYRESVQLIKESSMSLLSVLNQIIDYSKLETSTFKLREIDFRLEDLVTGILSQYERTAAAKGVEVSYSLSSEVPSWVRGDSAKVRQVLGNLVNNAVKFTRSGLISVDVSPMESEGNDRKDEDLIVIRILVRDTGIGIPPEKLNSLFESFTLAEDYLSHTSGGLGLGLAIVKRLVILLGGSVHCSSEVDKGSTFSFSIPLKASRYAVQTPLTSTLADKKPLEGVSVLVAEDDLVNQRYVVRLLQRMGCQVQLAEDGLQAVDALKVNSFDIVLMDVEMPVMNGIEATRHIREPGTGCLEPDIPIIALTAHAMWGDEQRCIHAGMNDYVAKPVDIDTVAAIIEATLNRP; encoded by the coding sequence ATGGGGACGGAAAAAATACTTGTTGTCGAGGATGATGCCATTGCCCGTTTGGATATTCAGAATGCGCTGGAGAGAACAGGTTATGAGGTTGTTGGGTTGGCCTCATCCGGGATGGAAGCCATTTCCATGGCGGATACGCTCAATCCTGACCTTGTTTTGATGGATATTCGTTTGGAAGGCTCGATGGATGGGGTTGAGGCTGCCAATGAGATATCAAGGCTGTTTGATGTGCCCATTATTTATCTGACGGTTTATGCCGATGATGAAACTCTACATTGGGCCAAGGTCTCTGGGCCGTACGGCTATTTACTCAAACCCGTTGATCACAAAGAGCTTAAGTCGGCCATTGAAGTTGGACTCTACAAACATCAGATGGAGCGAGAGTTACTCAAGGCAAAAAAGGCGGCAGAAACCTCCAGCCAGGCCAAGACGTCTTTTCTGGCTACTATCAGTCATGAGCTTCGTACTCCGATGAATGGAGTTCTCGGGATGACAGAACTTCTCCTTCTTTCTGATCTTGGACACCCTTATCGAGAAAGTGTGCAGTTGATAAAAGAATCGTCAATGTCGCTCTTATCCGTATTGAACCAGATTATTGATTATTCCAAATTGGAAACATCCACTTTCAAGCTTCGTGAGATTGATTTTCGTCTCGAAGATTTGGTGACAGGGATTCTCTCCCAGTATGAAAGAACCGCAGCTGCCAAGGGGGTAGAGGTCTCGTATAGTCTTTCCTCAGAGGTGCCGTCCTGGGTGCGAGGGGATTCTGCTAAGGTTCGCCAGGTGCTGGGGAATCTGGTCAACAATGCAGTGAAGTTTACTCGTTCCGGGCTTATTTCCGTTGATGTTTCTCCAATGGAGAGTGAAGGCAATGACCGCAAGGATGAAGACCTGATAGTCATTCGTATACTCGTTCGGGATACAGGGATAGGTATTCCTCCCGAAAAGTTGAATTCACTCTTTGAAAGTTTTACCTTGGCTGAAGATTATCTTTCTCACACTTCAGGCGGGCTTGGGCTTGGACTGGCTATTGTTAAAAGGCTGGTGATACTGTTGGGAGGTTCTGTGCATTGCTCAAGCGAGGTGGATAAGGGAAGCACTTTTTCCTTTTCCATTCCGCTCAAGGCAAGCCGTTACGCAGTTCAGACTCCATTAACGAGCACTCTGGCAGACAAAAAGCCCCTTGAGGGAGTTTCGGTTTTGGTCGCTGAGGATGATCTGGTCAACCAGCGGTATGTTGTTCGTCTGCTTCAAAGAATGGGATGTCAGGTGCAGCTGGCGGAGGATGGGTTGCAGGCTGTCGATGCGCTGAAGGTCAATTCGTTCGATATTGTCTTGATGGATGTGGAGATGCCTGTCATGAACGGGATCGAAGCGACTCGGCATATACGGGAACCTGGAACAGGCTGCTTGGAGCCGGATATCCCGATTATTGCCTTGACTGCTCATGCGATGTGGGGAGATGAGCAGCGGTGCATTCACGCTGGTATGAATGATTATGTCGCCAAACCGGTCGATATTGACACCGTTGCGGCGATCATTGAGGCAACTCTAAACCGCCCATAG
- the mltA gene encoding murein transglycosylase A, with protein MMSGRFFYCLFLLTLASLWGCSAGNIPDSINVSPYYEPLTESQAEEIAGEVSIQSQGFESWMDLQAGLEDSLGYILRRPQQSVCVTRPGLTLTWEQVGDSVAELLALLPHLESHPELLSEHFEWLKVSPRTLLTGYYEPWLEASLTKGGVFQYPLYGVPEDLKTLNLGKFHHRWKGQTLVYRIGEDGVEPYLDREAIDGEGGLEGKGDELAWAKDPVDVFFLQIQGSGRLVLRDGSVKHILYGGKNGHKYVSLGKLLIERGFVPREEMSMQRIRAFLDAHPYVAQKLMFENPSYVFFHLSDVGPYGSIGSILTPRLSAAVDPTMVPLGSVLALKTNLMNYQSGETEPFTALVLAQDTGGAIKGTRMDLFCGSGEEAENLAGHLQEESEVFMLVSKRTLASAIK; from the coding sequence ATGATGTCAGGTCGTTTTTTTTATTGTCTGTTTCTTCTGACACTTGCTTCTCTTTGGGGATGTTCTGCCGGTAACATTCCGGATTCGATAAATGTTTCTCCGTACTACGAACCTCTTACAGAATCTCAGGCTGAGGAGATAGCTGGGGAAGTCTCCATCCAATCGCAAGGCTTTGAATCTTGGATGGATCTTCAAGCCGGTCTGGAAGACAGTCTCGGGTATATTCTCAGACGGCCTCAACAGAGTGTTTGTGTGACTCGACCGGGGTTGACCCTGACCTGGGAGCAAGTAGGGGATAGTGTGGCGGAGCTTTTGGCCTTGTTGCCTCACCTTGAAAGCCATCCTGAGTTACTTTCTGAACATTTTGAGTGGCTTAAGGTCTCACCTCGAACTTTGCTAACCGGTTACTATGAGCCGTGGCTTGAAGCTTCGCTGACCAAAGGCGGCGTTTTCCAATACCCTTTGTATGGTGTGCCGGAAGATCTTAAGACACTGAACCTTGGAAAATTTCACCATAGATGGAAAGGGCAAACTCTCGTTTATCGAATCGGCGAAGATGGTGTTGAGCCGTACCTCGACAGAGAAGCTATTGACGGAGAAGGGGGGCTCGAAGGGAAAGGGGACGAGCTTGCATGGGCTAAGGATCCCGTGGATGTCTTTTTCCTCCAGATCCAAGGGTCTGGAAGGCTGGTCTTGCGGGATGGCTCTGTCAAACATATACTTTATGGCGGGAAGAACGGGCACAAATATGTTTCGTTGGGTAAGTTGCTGATTGAGAGAGGATTTGTTCCTCGTGAGGAAATGAGTATGCAACGAATCAGAGCTTTTCTTGATGCCCATCCTTATGTCGCCCAGAAGTTAATGTTCGAGAATCCCAGTTATGTCTTCTTTCACCTTTCGGACGTGGGGCCTTACGGTTCCATCGGGTCGATTCTGACTCCTCGATTGAGCGCTGCTGTGGACCCCACCATGGTTCCTCTCGGCAGTGTGCTTGCGCTGAAAACCAACCTCATGAATTACCAGTCCGGTGAGACAGAGCCGTTTACAGCCCTGGTTTTGGCTCAGGATACTGGGGGAGCAATCAAAGGAACACGGATGGATCTCTTTTGTGGTTCCGGGGAAGAAGCAGAAAATCTGGCTGGTCATTTACAGGAAGAATCCGAAGTTTTCATGCTCGTCAGTAAGCGAACTTTGGCTTCTGCCATAAAATAG
- a CDS encoding glutamate synthase-related protein, producing MLSERPISPSTIGLKDLPWQINWDIHTCTKCGRCTSVCPVNAIELGVFRKREINAPMGLQAKPSNTFSTFYGIRQRTDPAYACIGCSMCNMVCPNNAIKPERQYDSTTLQFQNNRGGQSRTRGGRRNSSESLLDQLKFIRISMLTDPALDAGRHEFDVRTLLGRVLSPEAQIKCHQENGWKPPVREIYPLVIGGMSFGALSPNMWEGLQMGVAYLNEELNMPVRICTGEGGCPPRLLRSKFLKYVILQVASGYFGWDEIIHAIPEMKVDPCAIEIKYGQGAKPGDGGLLMWYKVNKLIAAIRGVPKGISLPSPPTHQTQYSIEESVAKMIQSMSMAWGFRVPVYPKISASSTSLAVLNNLVRNPYAAGLAIDGEDGGTGAAYNVSMNHMGHPIASNLRDCYSALCVAGAQNEIPLIAGGGIGKHGNLAANAAALIMLGASMVQIGKYVMQAGAGCVGSEKDRCNVCNIGVCPKGITSQDPRVYRRLDPEKVAERVVDFYLSFDTELRKVFAPLGRSTSLPIGMSDGLGISDKAAAERLGIKYVI from the coding sequence ATGCTCTCAGAAAGACCAATTAGCCCTTCAACGATAGGTCTCAAGGATCTGCCTTGGCAGATCAATTGGGATATTCATACTTGCACGAAGTGTGGGCGTTGTACTTCGGTCTGTCCGGTCAATGCTATTGAACTTGGTGTGTTTCGCAAACGCGAAATCAATGCTCCCATGGGGCTGCAGGCCAAGCCTTCAAACACTTTTTCTACTTTTTACGGAATTCGGCAGCGTACCGATCCCGCCTATGCCTGCATAGGGTGCTCCATGTGCAATATGGTGTGTCCTAATAATGCCATCAAGCCAGAGCGTCAGTACGATTCCACGACACTTCAGTTTCAGAATAATCGTGGTGGGCAGTCTCGTACCCGTGGTGGACGTAGAAATAGCAGTGAAAGTTTACTCGACCAGCTTAAGTTTATCCGTATTTCAATGTTGACAGACCCTGCGCTTGATGCGGGCCGTCACGAGTTCGATGTGCGAACGTTGCTTGGACGGGTACTGTCTCCCGAAGCACAGATCAAATGTCATCAGGAAAATGGCTGGAAACCGCCTGTGCGCGAAATTTACCCTCTGGTTATCGGAGGTATGTCCTTTGGCGCATTGTCCCCGAATATGTGGGAAGGTCTCCAGATGGGCGTGGCGTACCTCAATGAAGAATTGAATATGCCGGTGCGCATCTGTACGGGTGAGGGTGGATGTCCTCCGCGTTTGTTGCGGTCGAAATTCCTGAAATACGTTATTCTTCAGGTCGCGTCAGGGTACTTTGGTTGGGATGAGATCATTCATGCCATTCCTGAAATGAAAGTCGATCCCTGTGCTATTGAGATCAAATACGGACAGGGAGCCAAACCTGGTGATGGCGGACTGCTCATGTGGTACAAAGTCAATAAATTGATCGCGGCCATTCGCGGTGTCCCCAAGGGAATCAGCCTGCCTAGCCCTCCCACGCATCAGACACAGTACTCCATCGAAGAGTCTGTTGCCAAAATGATTCAATCCATGTCCATGGCCTGGGGATTTCGTGTCCCTGTCTATCCGAAAATCTCAGCATCATCGACTTCGCTTGCGGTCCTCAATAACCTTGTCCGTAATCCTTATGCGGCAGGACTTGCCATTGACGGCGAGGATGGAGGAACCGGAGCGGCCTATAATGTTTCCATGAACCACATGGGACATCCTATCGCATCGAACCTTCGTGATTGTTATTCGGCACTCTGTGTTGCCGGTGCCCAGAACGAGATTCCGTTGATTGCAGGTGGAGGGATAGGCAAGCATGGGAACCTGGCGGCAAATGCCGCAGCATTGATAATGCTGGGTGCCAGTATGGTGCAGATAGGGAAATACGTCATGCAGGCCGGTGCCGGTTGTGTCGGCAGCGAGAAAGATCGTTGCAACGTGTGCAATATTGGTGTGTGTCCCAAAGGCATCACCTCTCAGGACCCGAGAGTGTATCGCCGTCTGGACCCGGAAAAGGTCGCGGAACGTGTGGTGGATTTCTACCTGAGCTTCGATACGGAATTGAGAAAGGTCTTCGCGCCTCTGGGACGTTCAACGTCTCTGCCTATCGGCATGTCCGATGGACTCGGTATCAGCGATAAGGCCGCTGCCGAACGTCTCGGCATCAAGTACGTGATTTAA